The Lycium ferocissimum isolate CSIRO_LF1 chromosome 1, AGI_CSIRO_Lferr_CH_V1, whole genome shotgun sequence genome includes a region encoding these proteins:
- the LOC132031381 gene encoding heavy metal-associated isoprenylated plant protein 39-like has protein sequence MKKVVLKLEVHDNKDKQKAMKAVSTLSGIETLSIDLKEKKLTVVGEIDPVQVVGKLKKTLHPEILTVGPAKEPEKKKDESVIKKNEGAKKDHNEKVDELVKLYKSYNPNMTQYYRVYSMEDNPNACVIS, from the exons atgaag AAAGTTGTTTTGAAATTAGAGGTGCATGATAACAAAGACAAACAAAAGGCCATGAAAGCCGTCTCTACTCTCTCAG GGATTGAAACTCTATCAATTGAtctaaaagagaagaaattaacAGTAGTAGGAGAGATTGATCCAGTTCAAGTGGTggggaaattgaagaaaacattGCATCCAGAAATATTAACAGTTGGACCAGCAAAAGAGCCagagaagaaaaaggatgaaagtgtaataaaaaaaaatgaaggggcCAAAAAAGATCATAATGAAAAAGTTGATGAACTTGTAAAGCTTTACAAGAGCTATAATCCTAACATGACACAATACTATAGGGTTTATAGTATGGAAGATAATCCAAATGCTTGTGTTATTTCTTAA
- the LOC132059898 gene encoding 1-aminocyclopropane-1-carboxylate synthase-like translates to MGFISGNNKKLLSKIATNDGHGENSSYFDGWKAYENDPFHLTQNRNGVIQMGLAENQLCFDLIQEWVVNNPKASICTSEGAQDFKDIAIFQDYHGLPEFRKAVSRFMEKVRGDRVTFDPERIVMSGGATGAIETLTFCLADPDDAFLVPTPYYPGFDRDLRWRTGVQLFPVVCESSNNFKVTKEALEDAYEKAQESNIRVKGLLINNPSNPLGTVLDRETLKDILRFINDKNIHLVCDEIYAATAFSQPSFISIAEVKEEVVGCNENLVHIIYSLSKDLGFPGFRVGIIYSYNDVVVNIARKMSSFGLVSTQTQRLIASMLSDDIFVENFIAKSSVRLSQRHGLFTKGLAQVGISTLKSNAGLFFWMDLRRLLKEPTFEDELDLWHIIINEVKLNVSPGCSFHCSEPGWFRVCFANMDDETMRVALRRIRHFVLKENKGLEVASKKQCRRNKLEISLSFRRLDDFMNSPFMNSPHSPMSSPMVQART, encoded by the exons ATGGGGTTCATTTCTGGCAACAATAAGAAACTTCTTTCAAAGATAGCAACTAATGATGGACATGGAGAAAACTCATCATATTTTGATGGTTGGAAAGCTTATGAAAATGATCCTTTTCATCTAACACAAAATCGTAATGGTGTTATTCAGATGGGTCTTGCTGAAAATCAG CTTTGCTTTGATTTAATCCAAGAATGGGTAGTCAATAACCCAAAAGCTTCCATTTGCACATCTGAAGGAGCTCAAGATTTTAAGGATATTGCTATTTTTCAAGACTATCATGGCTTGCCAGAATTCAGAAAG GCTGTTTCAAGATTCATGGAGAAAGTGAGAGGAGATAGAGTGACATTTGATCCGGAAAGAATAGTCATGAGCGGAGGAGCAACTGGAGCCATTGAAACTCTGACATTTTGTTTGGCTGATCCTGATGATGCATTTCTAGTTCCTACACCATATTATCCAGG ATTTGACAGAGATTTGAGGTGGAGAACAGGAGTACAACTTTTTCCTGTTGTTTGTGAGAGTTCTAACAATTTCAAGGTTACAAAAGAAGCCTTAGAAGATGCATATGAGAAAGCTCAAGAATCTAACATCAGAGTCAAAGGATTACTCATAAACAATCCATCAAATCCATTGGGCACAGTTTTGGACAGGGAAACATTAAAAGACATACTAAGATTCATCAATGACAAAAACATCCACCTAGTATGCGACGAAATCTATGCTGCTACCGCGTTTAGCCAGCCCTCCTTCATCAGTATCGCGGAAGTTAAAGAGGAAGTTGTTGGATGCAACGAAAATTTAGTGCACATCATTTATAGCCTGTCGAAAGATCTAGGGTTCCCTGGATTCAGAGTCGGAATCATTTACTCATacaatgatgttgttgtgaatattgCGCGAAAAATGTCAAGTTTTGGGCTCGTTTCAACACAAACACAACGATTGATTGCTTCCATGTTATCGGATGACATCTTCGTTGAAAATTTTATCGCGAAGAGCTCAGTGAGGTTATCACAAAGGCATGGTTTGTTCACTAAGGGACTAGCTCAAGTTGGAATTAGCACATTGAAGAGTAATGCAGGACTATTTTTCTGGATGGATTTGAGAAGGCTTCTTAAAGAGCCAACATTTGAAGATGAATTGGATCTTTGGCATataattattaatgaagtgaAACTCAATGTCTCTCCTGGTTGTTCATTTCATTGCTCTGAGCCTGGTTGGTTTAGAGTTTGTTTTGCTAATATGGATGATGAAACTATGAGAGTTGCGTTGAGAAGAATTAGGCACTTTGTGcttaaagaaaataagggaCTTGAAGTTGCATCCAAGAAACAATGCAGGAGGAACAAACTTGAAATTAGTTTATCTTTTAGAAGATTGGATGATTTCATGAACTCTCCTTTCATGAATTCTCCTCACTCTCCAATGTCTTCTCCTATGGTCCAAGCTAGGACTTGA